A single window of Pyxicephalus adspersus chromosome 10, UCB_Pads_2.0, whole genome shotgun sequence DNA harbors:
- the LOC140339845 gene encoding uncharacterized protein, translating into MDERPFPCSECGKCFSDKEYLFRHQRIHTGERPFSCSFCGKSFIRKGDLIKHQRIHTGERPYSCPECGKSFIEKGKLLTHQRSHRGERPFYCSECGKSYTEKAKLLAHQKLHTGDSPYLCSECGKCFTQKADLLKHQRIHTGERPFLCSECGKCFTEKGALLKHQRIHTGECPYLCSGCGKSFRQKKALLSHQKSHLFGVHSELMKSAGRKNPSHLGLPRT; encoded by the coding sequence ATGGACGAGCGTCCCTTTCCATGTTCAGAGTGTGGTAAATGTTTCAGTGACAAAGAATATCTTTTTAGACATCAGAGAATTCACACGGGTGAACGTCCCTTCTCATGTTCATTTTGTGGGAAATCCTTCATTCGAAAAGGAGACCTTATAAAACACCAAAGGATTCATACGGGTGAACGCCCTTATTCATGTCCTGAATGTGGGAAATCTTTCATTGAGAAAGGAAAACTTCTTACACACCAGAGAAGTCACAGGGGCGAGCGTCCTTTTTACTGCtcagagtgcgggaaaagttATACAGAGAAAGCAAAACTTCTTGCGCACCAGAAACTTCACACAGGTGACAGTCCTTATTtatgttcagagtgtggaaaatgtttcactCAGAAAGCAGACCTTCTtaaacaccagagaattcacacgggTGAACGTCCTTTTTTGTGTTCGGAGTGTGGGAAATGCTTTACTGAAAAAGGTGCACTGCTTAAACACCAAAGAATTCATACGGGTGAATGTCCATATTTGTGTTCGGGTTGTGGGAAAAGTTTCCGTCAGAAGAAGGCACTTCTTTCACACCAGAAGAGTCACCTCTTTGGTGTCCATTCAGAGCTGATGAAAAGTGCCGGGAGGAAAAATCCG
- the LOC140339846 gene encoding uncharacterized protein has protein sequence MGDGPLEDDDITQLSAGVNPITYNTHYKSHHLETSIDPGESSLGKDGVPTEETSVLSLTKLPKQRSVRERPFSCSDCGKCFIKKQHFIIHRRIHTGERPFSCLECGKKFTTKQHLLVHQRVHTDERPFSCLHCGKSFTCQGNLQLHQRLHTGEVPFTCSECGKCFSKKQHFVIHQRIHTGERPFCCSECGKSFTMKHHLLRHERIHTGERPFSCSECGKYFTMKEHLLTHQKIHKGEHPFSCSECGKCFTQKVHLRKHQITHTTVHPFSCSECGKYFTTNEHLVAHQKIHRGERPFSCSECGKSFMKKNSLHTHQRMHKGDCPFSCAECGKRFVYYGDFITHQRLHTGERPFACTECGKSFVRKSDLLKHQKIHTGERRFTCAECGKSFIHNGQLLTHFPKTLEEYSDIFAFKVEEHETFKVEVKEEEEEMSVIEANKPMEEEMTIKEKQEDASLHIDTNGHYVWNTSEGHLISPDCNKITHSSPGPSINIVGNHRGERTLTCSVCGESFFENKDLIIHQRSHTGERPFACSDCGKRFIQKADLLKHQKIHTGDRPYACSECGKSFTEKKVLLTHQKSHTGERPFSCSECGKCFILKNALVRHQRIHTGERPFSCSFWGKSFIQKGDLLKHQRIHTGERPFTCQECGKSFIEKGKLLTHQRRHRGERPFSCSECGKSYTEKAKLIGHQKLHTGDSPYSCSECGKCFIQKSDLLKHQRIHTGERPFLCSECGKCFTEKGALLTHQRIHTGERPYLCSDCGKSFRHRKALLTHQKSHTT, from the exons ATGGGTGATGGCCCACTTGAAGACGATGACATCACACAATTATCTGCAGGAGTAAATCCCATCACTTATAATACACATTACAAATCTCACCATTTGGAGACCTCAATAGATCCCGGGGAATCTTCTTTAGGAAAAGATGGAGTTCCCACAGAAGAGACTTCAGTGTTATCTCTCACTAAACTACCTAAACAGAGAAGCGTACGCGAgcgtcctttttcatgttcagatTGTGGGAAATGCTTTATTAAGAAACAACATTTCATAATACACcggagaattcacacaggtgaacgtcctttttcatgtttagaGTGCGGGAAAAAATTCACCACGAAGCAACACCTTCTTGTACACCAAAGAGTTCACACTGATGagcgtcctttttcatgtttacatTGTGGGAAAAGTTTCACCTGCCAAGGAAACCTTCAATTACATCAAAGACTTCACACAGGTGAAGTTCCATTcacatgttcagagtgtggaaaatgtttttctaagaAACAGCATTTTGTTATACATCAGAGAATTCATACAGGTGAACGTCCTTTTTgctgttcagaatgtgggaaaagtttcacCATGAAACATCACTTACTTAGACAtgagagaattcacacaggtgaacgccctttttcctgttcagagtgtgggaaatatTTCACTATGAAGGAGCACCTACTTACACATCAGAAAATACACAAAGGCGAGCATCCTTTCtcctgttcagagtgtgggaaatgtttcacaCAGAAAGTACACCTTCGGAAACATCAAATAACCCACACAACTGTGCATCCTTTCtcctgttcagagtgtgggaaatatTTCACTACAAATGAACACTTAGTTGCACACCAGAAAATTCACAGGGGTGAGCGTCCATTttcctgttcagaatgtgggaaatcttTCATGAAGAAAAATTCTCTTCATACCCACCAGAGGATGCACAAGGGAGATTGTCCTTTCTCGTGCGCAGAGTGTGGGAAAAGATTTGTTTACTATGGAGATTTTATAACGCACCAAAGGTTACACACAGGTGAACGCCCCTTTGCTTGCACAgaatgtggaaaaagttttgtACGCAAATCAGACCTTCTTAAACATCAGAAGATCCACACGGGTGAGCGTCGCTTCACATGCGCggagtgcgggaaaagtttcaTTCACAATGGACAGCTTCTTACCCATTTCCCGAAAACATTGGAAGAGT ATTCTGACATCTTTGCTTTTAAGGTTGAAGAACACGAGACTTTTAAAGTTGAGGttaaggaggaagaagaagagatgtCTGTGATAGAAGCTAATAAGCCtatggaggaggagatgaccATTAAAGAGAAACAGGAGGATGCTTCTCTACATATTGACACAA ATGGACATTATGTCTGGAATACCTCGGAGGGACATCTTATATCACCCGATTGTAATAAAATCACACATTCTTCTCCAGGA CCTTCTATAAACATTGTTGGAAATCACAGAGGAGAAAGAACTTTGACATGTTCAGTGTGTGGGGAgtcattttttgaaaacaaagacCTTATTATACATCAGAGAagtcacacaggtgagcgtccctTTGCATGCTCTGACTGTGGAAAACGTTTCATTCAGAAAGCAGATCTTCTTAAACACCAAAAAATTCACACCGGTGATCGTCCTTATGCATGctcagagtgtgggaaaagtttcacGGAGAAAAAAGTACTTCTCACACACCAGAAAAGTCACACTGGAGAgcgtcctttttcatgttcagaatgtggaaaatgttttatactaAAGAATGCACTTGTTagacaccagagaattcacacgggTGAACGTCCCTTCTCATGTTCATTTTGGGGCAAATCCTTCATTCAAAAAGGAGATCTTCTAAAACATCAAAggattcacacaggtgaacgcCCTTTTACATGTCAAGAATGTGGGAAATCATTCATTGAGAAAGGAAAACTTCTTACACACCAGAGAAGACACAGGGGCGAGCGTCCTTTTTCctgttcagagtgcgggaaaagttATACTGAGAAAGCAAAACTTATTGGGCACCAGAAACTTCACACAGGTGACAGTCCttattcatgttcagagtgtggaaaatgtttcattCAGAAATCAGACCTTTTgaaacaccagagaattcacacgggTGAACGTCCTTTTTtgtgttcagagtgtgggaaatgttttactgaaaaaggTGCACTCCTTACACATCAAAGAATTCATACGGGTGAACGGCCATATTTGTGTTCGGATTGTGGGAAAAGTTTCCGTCACAGGAAGGCACTTCTTACACACCAGAAGAGTCACACTACTTAG